The region TAGTAGCTGTATTTATGGCAACTCATGATCCTACTACCTTAAATAGGCAAGGTTATGATGTGGGAACACATTATCGCAGTGCTATATTTTACCTTAATGATCAACAAGAAAATACGGCTAGAGATTATATTAAAAATCTAGAAGACAAAGGTGTTTATACAGAGCTATTAGTTACGGAGGTAGCTCCAGCAACGGTCTTTTATCCAGCAGAAGATATTCATAATGAATATTATAACAATAATAGGGAACAAGGATACTGTCAGGTAATCATAGACCCTAAGATCAAGAAATTAATGACAGGTTTTAAAGAATTGGTCAAATAAAAAAAGCTCCTTAACAGGAGCTTTTTTTATGAAAAGTGATCTATATCAATCGTTTTTTTATTGTCACCTCTTCCAGATTTGATCAGATAGGTATAACACCACATGATGGTAAATGATGGGATAACATCCAGTCCTGGAAGTAATTCTTCTATTGTTGTAACAACACCCGCTGCTACACCAGATTTACCAGGATAAAGTTTTGTCATCAAGTAACCAGCTATAGGCGCCCAAGCCAAATCGGTAAATTCCAGTATACCAAATCCCAAAAGGGAAGACATCCCTATAAGGTCAAAGACTACACCTGCAACTAATTTGGAACGTTTTGAATGAAACATATGATTTATTTAAAAGCCCTATAAATTCAAATTACGTACCACAGAATATTTTTAATGCAATTTTGAAGAAATAAGGTTCATGAATTCTGTACGGGTTTCTACTTTTTGAAATTGGCCTCTAAAACCACTAGTGGTAGTAGCGCTGTTTTGCTTTTGTACGCCACGCATCATCATACACATGTGAGAAGCTTCTATAACAACTGCAACACCTTTTGGTTTTAGGGTCTTGTCAATGCATTCTAATATGTCATGTGTCAACCGTTCTTGTACCTGAAGGCGACGCGCAAATACATCTACTATTCTAGGTATTTTAGAAAGACCTACAATATGTCCATTAGGGATATAAGCGATATGCGCTTTTCCAAAAAACGGTAGCATATGGTGCTCACATAAAGAATACAATTCAATATCTTTTATGATGACCATATCGTGATAATCTTCTGCAAACATAGCTCCCCTAAGTATTTCAGCAGGATCTATATCGTATCCTGAGGTTAAAAACTGCATTGCTTTTGCCGCTCTTTCAGGGGTTTTTACAAGACCTTCTCTTTCTACATCTTCTCCTAATTCTGTAATGACATCGCGGTATTTGCTCTTAATTTCATCTGTAATTTTTATGTTGTATTCTTCAAAAACCCTGTAAGGTGCCATATAATTTTTATTGAGCATCAAAGTTATCTATATAATTGTTTAACTTTATAGATAACTTTGTTAAACATTTTAGAAATTAAGAGTCAGTCCAATGCTGTTTGAAGTAGCCGTAAGGTTAAACACTATTTTTTGTGGTCTTTGTCCAGTTTTACCTGTTCCGTAACGTTTATCTCCATATCCATTCCTGGTATCTAGGTAACGATCCACGGCTTCTACTGTAGCAATTGTTATGACCATACTCAAAACTACATCGGTCAGAAAATGAGCTCCAGCCCATAAACGAGAAACAGGAGAAATTAATCCAACTGTATAAATCCCTGCTTTTACATAAGGGTTTTCAAATTGTTTTGCCAGTGCATAGGCCGTCGTAAATCCTAAAACCGTATGTCCAGATGGAAATGATCTAAAACCGGACTCTCCTGAAAAAGGTCTGAATTCATGTCTTCCGAACCCAGTTTCTGGCCGGGCTCTACCAGTAATCGTCTTTAGTATTTGCTGTAATAGTCCACCAGCACTGGCACTAGAGATCATCAATACCCCGGTGCGCCTCCATTTGGGATCTTTAGTCAGTAATCCATAGGCATAAACACCTGCCGTAACCCCATAATTATTTTGTGGGCTTCCAAAATACCAACCAAAATCTCTCAATAGTTCAGGAATATCTTTTTCTTGATCTCTAAAGTAATCACTAGATTCCTGATCAAAGCTATATAAGCCGCTAACTAATAAGGTCGTTGCCCCAGCACGATAAAGGTCTCGTTTCTCCCAATGAAATGGTCTGGAGTAGGAGTAGGCAACTCCATTAAAAACATTTAAACCGTCGTATTTGAGTAATTGCCATCGATTCATGTTCTCCACCTCTGAAGCAGTGTAGGAGTCTGCTTTAAAACTTTGGGAGTAAAGCATGTCTGATAGTAGTAGAACTACTAGGAAAAGAATATTTTTCAAAAAAATCATGACTGCAAAATTAAGAATTTCAACTAGTTAAAAGTATAAATCAAAGAATAGAATGTTTAATTTAAAAAATAGGCATGACTTTATAAAATAATACTATATTTGCAACCGCTTAGAGGTAATCTAGTGAGAAAGGGCTCGTAGCTCAGCTGGATAGAGCACCTCCCTTCTAAGGAGGCGGTCACAGGTTCGAATCCTGTCGGGCTCACTTAATTGTAGTAAAATTAGAAAAAAACGCCAAGTTTACTTGAGCGTTTTTTTTGTTTTCACTATTTCCAAAATGCTTCTTTAATGTTTTTATTTACTTCCTATATCTGTTTGTTTAAAGTCTACCTTCCTTTTTACAGTTAGTTTTGAGTTTTGTACCTGATTGCCAAAACTTTATGTTGTTTTATAAAATATATTTTTAAACATTCTAGACCTTAGAGTTCATAAAAATATTTACATTTATATTCATAATGGAGATAGATCAAGAAATCGTATTAAGACCTAGGTTTCAAAAAAGCCTTTCTATGACACGAGAAGTGTTTATGAGATTGTTTGATGGTCACCATTCCGACAAGCATTATATCGTAAGTAAGGTAGATGCTCATGTCTTTATACGTATTCCCGAAAGCAGGTCTCATTTCTGGTCTCCAGAATTGCACCTAGAGGTTCAAGAAGAAACAGATGGTCTTTTATTGCTTAAAGGTTTGTATGGCCCTAAACCAGCTGTATGGACTATGTTTATGTTTTTGCACTTTCTTATCTCAGGATTTTTTATCGCCGCCTTGATCTGGTTGTACACTCTATTTACCTTAAAAAAAGCAATGGAACTTCCTTTAATAGTCATGATTTTGATGGTGCTTATTTGGGTGGTTCTTTATATCTCAGGAAGGATGGGCAGGAAAAAGGGAGAAGATCAAATGAAAGAATTACAACAGTTCTTGGATAGCCTATTAGAGACTGAAGGCGTTTAATGGTGGTGCTCTGGCAGCATGAATAGCGGCAGTCAAAAAACGACCCAACACAAAAAAAGCTCCACCGTGATGATGAAGCTTTGTAATTGATTCCTTTAGTTGATACTAGTTGACTGTGTAACCCGTTAGATTTTGCACCGTTAAAATTTGTGCGCTCTGAGGCACTGGAAGCGTCACTCCTAAAGAAGAAAAATCCTCCAGCATATAGTCCAATTGATTTTCAGACTTGATGAGTCCTATGTCTTTTGCCCAATAGTTATCAATAACGATAACATCTTGTGGCGCTAACAGTGGTACTTGTTGAGTAAACCCAGCGATGCTTACATCTGTAGTGATAGAAGCGTTGATGATGAGTTGTGAATGTATCACCTCTGTATAACTTATTCCTTCTACTGTCATTTGTGCTACTTCAGCTTGTTGTACTGTGGTAACCTCATAATTAATATCTAGGTCAAAACTCTGAACGGTTTGTGTTGTTGATCCAGTAGTGCTGTACAGCTCAGTATCCGCACTGGCATTTTGATCGTAAAGTGTACCATTTGTAATAGTGACATTAAAGTTGTTCAATCCCTGAAGTCCAAAATCAATAGTTCCATTACCTATCAATTTTCCTGATACTGCTTCTAAGGCACCACCACTTAAAATACGTGTCATGAATCCAACGGGTGTGTTAGGGTTTGCTGTTAGGGTATAACTATTACCAGTAACAGAAGCCACCGTAAGACTTTCTGAAGAGGTATCTGTTCCTGTTACGACATCATAGTCCCAATTATTTGCTACTGCGAGTGGGAAGTAACTAAAGTCTGTATTTGTACTACTAGAATTTCCATTATCATCATCAGGATCACAGGAAACTAATGAAATAAGACAAAATGCAAGTATTGTTTTTTTGAACATAATTGTTTTCTTAGCGGGTAAATATATTAGAAATATATAGAAATCTGTTTGCTATTTTAGATTATTAAATAATTGTAAATAATTGATTTACATTATTTACTACAAAGGATTATATGTCACAGGAACCGAGAAAGGAACACTTA is a window of Nonlabens sp. MB-3u-79 DNA encoding:
- the msrA gene encoding peptide-methionine (S)-S-oxide reductase MsrA, whose product is MDKAIFAGGCFWCTEAVFQRVKGVEQVKSGFCGGHIKNPPYREVLQGRTGHAEAIEITYDSEVVSYKDLVAVFMATHDPTTLNRQGYDVGTHYRSAIFYLNDQQENTARDYIKNLEDKGVYTELLVTEVAPATVFYPAEDIHNEYYNNNREQGYCQVIIDPKIKKLMTGFKELVK
- the folE gene encoding GTP cyclohydrolase I FolE, whose product is MAPYRVFEEYNIKITDEIKSKYRDVITELGEDVEREGLVKTPERAAKAMQFLTSGYDIDPAEILRGAMFAEDYHDMVIIKDIELYSLCEHHMLPFFGKAHIAYIPNGHIVGLSKIPRIVDVFARRLQVQERLTHDILECIDKTLKPKGVAVVIEASHMCMMMRGVQKQNSATTTSGFRGQFQKVETRTEFMNLISSKLH
- a CDS encoding phosphatase PAP2 family protein, producing MIFLKNILFLVVLLLSDMLYSQSFKADSYTASEVENMNRWQLLKYDGLNVFNGVAYSYSRPFHWEKRDLYRAGATTLLVSGLYSFDQESSDYFRDQEKDIPELLRDFGWYFGSPQNNYGVTAGVYAYGLLTKDPKWRRTGVLMISSASAGGLLQQILKTITGRARPETGFGRHEFRPFSGESGFRSFPSGHTVLGFTTAYALAKQFENPYVKAGIYTVGLISPVSRLWAGAHFLTDVVLSMVITIATVEAVDRYLDTRNGYGDKRYGTGKTGQRPQKIVFNLTATSNSIGLTLNF
- a CDS encoding GTP-binding protein, whose product is MEIDQEIVLRPRFQKSLSMTREVFMRLFDGHHSDKHYIVSKVDAHVFIRIPESRSHFWSPELHLEVQEETDGLLLLKGLYGPKPAVWTMFMFLHFLISGFFIAALIWLYTLFTLKKAMELPLIVMILMVLIWVVLYISGRMGRKKGEDQMKELQQFLDSLLETEGV
- a CDS encoding chorismate synthase, whose translation is MFKKTILAFCLISLVSCDPDDDNGNSSSTNTDFSYFPLAVANNWDYDVVTGTDTSSESLTVASVTGNSYTLTANPNTPVGFMTRILSGGALEAVSGKLIGNGTIDFGLQGLNNFNVTITNGTLYDQNASADTELYSTTGSTTQTVQSFDLDINYEVTTVQQAEVAQMTVEGISYTEVIHSQLIINASITTDVSIAGFTQQVPLLAPQDVIVIDNYWAKDIGLIKSENQLDYMLEDFSSLGVTLPVPQSAQILTVQNLTGYTVN